One window of the Pseudomonas sihuiensis genome contains the following:
- a CDS encoding CmpA/NrtA family ABC transporter substrate-binding protein — MTDRDSNKSLATSRRNFLKQSIALAGAVSGIAALGLSAPASLRSAAWAAGSDAPEKAALTVGFIPLTDCASVVVAATQGFGEKYGLTINPSKEASWAGVRDKLNTGELDAAHVLYGMMYGAQLGLAGPQRDMAVLMGLNQNGQAITLSKQLREAGVTNGAQLAEHVKKGGNPLTFAQTFPTGTHAMWLYYWLASVGINPMSDVKTIVVPPPQMVANMRVGNMDGFCVGEPWGARAIFDKIGFTATTTQQIWPDHPEKVLGTTRAFIEQYPNAARALIMAILDASRFIEASEENRKSTAKLISGKAYVNAPVQVIEPRFLAQYEDGLGNSWKDEHAMAFCKDGSVNFPYHSDGMWFLTQFKRWGLLKDAPDYAAVAAQVNQTALYAEAAGALKLAVPSSPLRSSTLIDGVVWDGSNPAAYADSFAIKA; from the coding sequence ATGACCGATCGTGATTCGAACAAGTCCCTGGCCACCAGCCGCCGTAACTTCCTCAAGCAATCAATCGCCCTGGCCGGCGCCGTGAGCGGCATCGCCGCACTTGGCCTGTCGGCGCCGGCTTCGCTGCGCAGTGCAGCCTGGGCGGCCGGCTCCGACGCGCCGGAAAAAGCCGCGCTAACCGTCGGCTTCATTCCCCTGACCGATTGCGCTTCGGTGGTGGTCGCCGCCACCCAGGGTTTCGGCGAGAAATACGGCCTGACCATCAATCCGAGCAAGGAAGCCTCCTGGGCCGGCGTGCGCGACAAGCTCAATACTGGCGAACTGGATGCTGCCCATGTGCTCTACGGCATGATGTACGGCGCTCAGCTCGGCCTGGCGGGGCCGCAACGGGACATGGCAGTGCTGATGGGGCTGAACCAGAATGGCCAGGCCATCACCCTGTCCAAGCAACTGCGTGAGGCCGGTGTGACCAACGGTGCGCAACTGGCCGAACACGTGAAAAAAGGCGGCAATCCGCTGACCTTCGCCCAGACCTTTCCCACCGGCACCCACGCCATGTGGCTGTATTACTGGCTGGCCAGTGTCGGCATCAACCCGATGAGCGATGTGAAGACCATCGTCGTGCCGCCGCCGCAGATGGTGGCGAACATGCGCGTCGGCAACATGGACGGCTTCTGCGTCGGCGAGCCCTGGGGCGCGCGGGCTATCTTCGACAAGATCGGCTTCACCGCCACCACCACCCAGCAGATCTGGCCGGATCACCCGGAGAAGGTGCTTGGCACCACCCGCGCCTTTATCGAGCAGTATCCCAATGCCGCCCGCGCGCTAATCATGGCGATTCTCGATGCCAGCCGCTTCATCGAGGCCAGCGAGGAGAACCGCAAGAGCACCGCCAAGCTGATTTCCGGCAAGGCCTACGTCAACGCGCCGGTGCAGGTGATCGAGCCGCGCTTTCTCGCCCAGTACGAGGACGGCCTCGGCAACAGTTGGAAGGACGAACATGCCATGGCCTTCTGCAAGGACGGCAGCGTCAACTTCCCCTATCACTCCGACGGCATGTGGTTCCTCACCCAATTCAAGCGCTGGGGCCTGCTCAAGGATGCACCGGATTACGCGGCCGTGGCCGCACAGGTCAACCAGACCGCGCTCTACGCCGAGGCTGCCGGGGCCCTCAAGCTGGCGGTGCCGAGCAGCCCGCTGCGCAGCAGCACATTGATCGACGGCGTGGTCTGGGACGGCAGCAATCCAGCCGCCTACGCCGACTCCTTCGCCATCAAAGCCTGA
- the ntrB gene encoding nitrate ABC transporter permease, with amino-acid sequence MNAPLKTPLPPIAKPRLSAQALLPSVAALGSLLKAGIAPLLGIIAFIGFWSLLAQYSEGLPGPLSTWQAALVLFADPFYDNGPNDMGIGWNILNSLGRVGVGFGLAALVGIPLGFAIGRFAFLAGMLAPIISLLRPVSPLAWLPIGLLVFEAAGPASIWVIFISSIWPIILNTAAGVASVPQDYLNVARVLKLSEFKVLTRILFPAVLPHLMTGIRLAIGVAWLVIVAAEMLTGGIGLGFWVWDEWNNLNVEHILIAIIIVGLVGLALEQILLLIAKRFDYAS; translated from the coding sequence ATGAATGCGCCCCTGAAAACACCACTGCCGCCAATCGCCAAGCCGCGCCTCTCTGCGCAGGCCTTGCTGCCCAGCGTCGCCGCATTGGGCAGCCTGCTCAAGGCCGGCATCGCCCCACTGCTGGGCATCATCGCCTTCATCGGCTTCTGGTCGCTGCTGGCGCAGTACAGCGAGGGCCTGCCCGGCCCCTTGAGCACCTGGCAAGCCGCGCTGGTGCTGTTCGCTGATCCCTTCTACGACAACGGCCCCAACGACATGGGCATCGGCTGGAACATCCTCAACTCGCTCGGCCGCGTCGGGGTCGGCTTCGGCCTGGCGGCGCTGGTGGGCATTCCCCTGGGGTTCGCCATCGGCCGTTTCGCCTTTCTCGCCGGCATGCTGGCGCCGATTATCAGCTTGCTGCGTCCGGTCTCGCCGCTAGCCTGGCTGCCGATTGGCCTGCTGGTGTTCGAGGCGGCCGGCCCGGCGTCGATCTGGGTCATTTTCATCAGCTCGATCTGGCCGATCATCCTCAACACCGCCGCCGGCGTGGCCAGCGTGCCGCAGGACTACCTGAACGTGGCCCGCGTGCTCAAGCTGTCGGAGTTCAAGGTGCTGACGCGCATCCTGTTTCCCGCCGTGCTGCCGCACCTGATGACCGGCATCCGCCTGGCCATCGGCGTGGCCTGGCTGGTGATCGTCGCCGCGGAAATGCTCACCGGCGGCATTGGTCTGGGCTTCTGGGTGTGGGATGAGTGGAACAACCTCAATGTCGAGCACATTCTCATCGCCATCATCATCGTCGGCCTGGTGGGCCTGGCGCTGGAGCAGATACTGCTGTTGATCGCCAAACGCTTTGACTACGCGAGCTGA
- a CDS encoding ABC transporter ATP-binding protein gives MDKFVELTAVSKHFDTKKGRFQALADVNLSIARGEFVALIGHSGCGKSTVLNLIAGLLDANEGGLICNGREIDGPGPERAVVFQNHSLLPWMTCFGNVHLAVEKVFGARESKAQLKARTEQALNMVGLSHAMHKHPNEISGGMKQRVGIARALAMEPKVLLMDEPFGALDALTRAHLQDELLRIVGQTQSTVVMVTHDVDEAVLLSDRIVMMTNGPAATVGEILAVDLPRPRDRLALANDPQYHAYRTAVLEFLYQRQQRPAA, from the coding sequence ATGGACAAATTCGTGGAGCTGACCGCTGTCAGCAAGCACTTCGACACCAAGAAAGGCCGCTTCCAGGCACTGGCCGACGTCAACCTGAGCATCGCCCGCGGCGAGTTCGTCGCACTGATCGGCCACTCCGGCTGCGGCAAATCCACCGTGCTCAACCTGATCGCCGGCCTGCTCGACGCCAACGAAGGCGGGCTGATCTGCAATGGCCGCGAGATCGACGGCCCCGGCCCCGAACGCGCCGTGGTGTTCCAGAACCACAGCCTGCTGCCCTGGATGACCTGCTTCGGCAACGTCCACCTGGCCGTGGAAAAGGTCTTCGGCGCGCGCGAAAGCAAGGCCCAACTCAAGGCCCGCACCGAGCAGGCGCTGAACATGGTCGGCCTCAGCCATGCCATGCACAAGCACCCCAACGAGATCTCCGGCGGCATGAAGCAGCGCGTCGGCATCGCCCGTGCCCTGGCCATGGAACCCAAGGTGCTGCTGATGGACGAACCGTTCGGTGCCCTCGATGCTCTGACCCGTGCGCACCTGCAGGACGAACTGCTGCGCATCGTCGGGCAGACCCAGAGCACCGTGGTGATGGTCACCCACGACGTCGACGAAGCCGTGCTGCTGTCCGATCGCATCGTGATGATGACCAACGGCCCGGCCGCCACCGTCGGCGAAATCCTCGCCGTCGACCTGCCGCGCCCGCGCGACCGCCTGGCGCTGGCCAACGACCCGCAGTACCACGCCTATCGTACCGCCGTGCTGGAGTTCCTCTACCAGCGTCAGCAGCGTCCGGCCGCCTGA
- a CDS encoding polysaccharide lyase family 7 protein: MLDLTTWNLSIPTEPTPTTITTERLNNGYQSRYFRRNGDGSVTFWVPVTGSTTEDARYPRSELRETQRDGSLSNWQHASSDSYLSAVLQVDQVPSRNKVVIGQIHSTDVPGSQNDPLVKVQYHYRRGVGRVELLLRPRPGDSEVQNILLADNVQLGERFGYDLRVTPSGRLGVSVASSDGDEGAVYRQLSSRWNTQYLYFKAGAYIQDNYGPDKEGGRVTFYHLNSTHR; the protein is encoded by the coding sequence GTGCTAGACCTCACCACCTGGAACCTGTCGATTCCCACTGAGCCCACCCCCACCACCATCACCACCGAACGTCTGAACAACGGCTACCAGAGCCGCTATTTTCGCCGCAACGGCGATGGCAGCGTGACGTTCTGGGTCCCCGTCACCGGCTCGACCACCGAAGACGCCCGCTACCCCCGCAGCGAACTGCGCGAAACCCAGCGCGATGGCAGCCTGAGCAACTGGCAGCACGCCAGCAGCGACAGCTACCTCAGCGCCGTGCTGCAGGTGGATCAGGTGCCCAGCCGCAACAAGGTGGTGATAGGTCAGATTCACAGCACCGATGTGCCGGGCAGCCAGAACGATCCGCTGGTCAAGGTGCAGTACCACTATCGCCGCGGCGTCGGGCGAGTGGAACTGTTACTGCGCCCCCGTCCCGGTGATAGCGAAGTGCAGAACATACTGCTGGCCGACAACGTGCAACTCGGCGAACGCTTCGGTTACGACCTGCGCGTCACGCCCAGCGGCCGCCTCGGTGTCAGCGTAGCCAGCAGCGACGGCGACGAGGGTGCCGTCTATCGCCAGCTCAGCAGCCGCTGGAACACGCAGTACCTTTACTTCAAGGCCGGCGCCTACATTCAGGACAACTACGGCCCGGACAAAGAAGGCGGCCGGGTCACCTTCTATCACCTCAACAGCACGCACCGCTAA
- a CDS encoding thioesterase family protein: protein MARLTLEFPEDQYCYSTQLTVRVTDINGANHLGNDSMISMISEARARFLYEFGIRETDEDGTGIIVTDLATTYRAEAHARDQLLFEVGVMDFNRYGGDITFRITRPADGTLVAMAKSGFVFFDYRQSKVAPMPDAFRAKFPKVNRLD from the coding sequence ATGGCCCGCCTGACCCTGGAATTTCCCGAAGACCAGTACTGCTACAGCACCCAGCTCACCGTGCGGGTCACCGACATCAATGGCGCCAACCATCTGGGCAACGACTCGATGATTTCGATGATCTCCGAAGCCAGGGCGCGCTTTCTCTACGAGTTCGGCATTCGCGAGACCGATGAGGACGGCACCGGTATCATCGTCACTGATCTGGCCACCACCTACCGAGCCGAAGCCCATGCTCGCGACCAGTTGCTGTTCGAGGTCGGGGTGATGGACTTCAACCGCTATGGCGGCGATATCACCTTCCGCATCACCCGCCCGGCCGACGGCACACTGGTGGCCATGGCCAAGTCCGGCTTCGTGTTCTTCGATTACCGCCAGTCGAAGGTGGCGCCGATGCCGGACGCCTTCCGTGCCAAGTTCCCCAAGGTCAATCGGCTCGACTGA
- a CDS encoding nitrate/nitrite transporter, with product MNTSFWKAGHAPTLFAAFLYFDLSFMVWYLLGPLAVQIATDLDLNAQQRGLMVATPILAGAVLRLLMGFLADRLSPKTAGLLGQVVVIVALFCAWQIGIGSYEQALLLGLFLGFAGAAFAVALPLASQWYPPQHQGKAMGIAGAGNSGTVLAALFAPGLAALSGWQNVFGWALIPLLATLVIFALVAKNAPERPKPKAFGDYLKALGDRDSWWFMFFYSVTFGGFIGLASALPGYFSDQYGLNPVTAGYYTAACVCAGSLLRPLGGALADRIGGIRTLLMMYSIASLCITVVGFNLPSATAALAFFVAAMLGLGAGNGAVFQLVPQRFRREIGVMTGLIGMAGGIGGFFLAAGLGTIKQHTGDYQLGLWLFASLGVLAWIGLHGVKQRWRTTWGSAAVTAARV from the coding sequence ATGAATACAAGTTTCTGGAAAGCCGGCCACGCCCCCACACTGTTTGCCGCCTTCCTCTATTTCGACCTGAGCTTCATGGTCTGGTACCTGCTCGGCCCACTGGCGGTGCAGATCGCTACCGACCTCGACCTCAACGCCCAGCAACGCGGCCTGATGGTGGCCACGCCGATTCTCGCCGGCGCCGTGCTGCGTCTGCTGATGGGCTTTCTCGCCGACCGTCTGTCGCCGAAGACCGCCGGCCTGCTCGGCCAGGTGGTGGTGATAGTCGCGCTGTTCTGCGCCTGGCAGATCGGCATCGGCAGCTACGAGCAGGCGCTGCTGCTCGGCCTGTTCCTCGGCTTCGCCGGCGCGGCGTTCGCCGTGGCCCTGCCGCTGGCCTCGCAGTGGTACCCGCCGCAGCACCAGGGCAAGGCCATGGGCATCGCCGGCGCCGGTAACTCCGGCACCGTGCTGGCAGCGCTGTTCGCCCCCGGCCTGGCCGCGCTGTCCGGCTGGCAGAACGTGTTCGGCTGGGCGCTGATCCCGCTGCTGGCGACCCTGGTGATCTTCGCCCTGGTGGCCAAGAATGCGCCGGAGCGGCCCAAGCCCAAGGCCTTCGGCGACTACCTCAAGGCCCTCGGCGATCGCGACAGCTGGTGGTTCATGTTCTTCTACAGCGTCACCTTCGGCGGCTTCATCGGCCTGGCCAGCGCCCTGCCCGGCTACTTCAGCGACCAGTACGGGCTGAACCCGGTGACCGCCGGTTACTACACCGCCGCCTGCGTCTGCGCCGGCAGCCTGCTGCGCCCGCTGGGCGGCGCTCTGGCCGACCGCATCGGCGGCATTCGCACGCTGCTGATGATGTACAGCATCGCTTCGCTGTGCATCACCGTGGTGGGTTTCAACCTGCCCAGCGCGACCGCCGCCCTGGCCTTTTTCGTCGCCGCCATGCTCGGCCTCGGTGCCGGCAACGGCGCGGTGTTCCAGCTGGTGCCGCAGCGCTTTCGCAGGGAAATCGGCGTGATGACCGGGTTGATCGGCATGGCCGGCGGCATCGGTGGTTTCTTCCTCGCTGCCGGCCTCGGCACCATCAAGCAGCACACCGGCGACTACCAGCTGGGCCTGTGGCTGTTCGCCAGCCTCGGCGTGCTGGCCTGGATCGGTCTGCACGGGGTCAAGCAGCGCTGGCGCACCACCTGGGGCAGCGCTGCAGTCACCGCCGCGCGGGTGTAA
- a CDS encoding bifunctional protein-serine/threonine kinase/phosphatase: MALQLSIGETSATGPRSENQDALRVVTPAPALAASKGYLLGLADGVSQCADGGLAARATLQALALDYYSTPETWPVQHSLDRLLIAHNRWLQANGGGQPLLTTLTALVLRGRRYTLAHIGDSRAYLWRDGQLLRLTEDHVWEQPGMQHVLKRAMGLDQHLVVDYRDGELQAGDRFLLVSDGVWACLNDKRIGELLQRDDDAEAICQALVDEAHHAGSQDNASALLVHIEQLPEAALADTLAQLEHWPLPPRLREGQEFEGWQVEGLLGESRQSLIYRVRDADNLPWLLKTMPPSRAGEEQAGPALLQEEWFLRRVAGRHFPELHALPQRQHLYYVQREYAGQTLAARLRQHGPLSLADWQDLAPRLIKALGLLHRRNIIHRDIKPENLLLGDDGELRVLDFGLAYCPGLTRDEAHSLPGTPSYIAPEAFAGSLPSAQQDLYAAGVTLYHLLTGHYPHGEVEAFQHPRFGQPVPASRYRPDLPAWLDEVLSRAVAAAPAQRFETAEEWLLALESGERQSLNNRPRPLLEREPLLVWRSVALVSLLLNLLLAFLLLK, from the coding sequence ATGGCCCTGCAACTGAGCATCGGCGAAACCAGCGCCACCGGCCCGCGCAGCGAGAACCAGGACGCCCTGCGTGTGGTTACCCCGGCGCCAGCCCTGGCCGCCAGCAAGGGCTACCTGCTCGGTCTGGCTGATGGTGTCAGCCAGTGCGCCGACGGCGGCCTGGCCGCACGCGCGACCCTGCAGGCGCTGGCACTGGATTACTACTCCACCCCGGAAACCTGGCCGGTGCAGCACAGCCTGGACCGCCTGCTCATTGCCCATAACCGCTGGCTGCAGGCCAATGGCGGCGGCCAGCCGCTGCTGACCACCCTTACCGCCCTGGTGCTGCGCGGGCGTCGCTACACCCTGGCGCACATCGGCGACAGCCGCGCCTACCTGTGGCGCGACGGCCAGCTGCTGCGCCTGACCGAGGACCACGTTTGGGAACAGCCGGGCATGCAGCACGTGCTCAAGCGCGCCATGGGCCTGGATCAACACCTGGTGGTGGACTACCGCGACGGCGAGCTGCAGGCCGGTGACCGTTTCCTGCTGGTCAGCGACGGCGTCTGGGCCTGCCTCAACGACAAACGCATCGGCGAGTTGCTGCAACGAGACGATGACGCCGAAGCGATCTGCCAGGCACTGGTCGACGAGGCGCACCACGCCGGTAGCCAGGACAACGCCAGCGCCTTGCTGGTGCACATCGAGCAGCTCCCAGAAGCCGCGCTGGCCGACACCCTGGCCCAGCTCGAACATTGGCCTCTGCCGCCGCGCCTGCGTGAAGGCCAGGAGTTCGAGGGCTGGCAGGTCGAAGGCCTGCTCGGCGAATCGCGCCAGTCGCTGATCTACCGGGTGCGCGATGCTGACAACCTGCCCTGGCTGCTCAAGACCATGCCGCCCAGCCGCGCCGGCGAGGAGCAGGCCGGCCCGGCGCTGCTGCAGGAGGAATGGTTCCTGCGCCGCGTCGCCGGTCGCCACTTTCCCGAGCTGCATGCTCTGCCGCAGCGCCAGCATCTGTATTACGTGCAGCGCGAATATGCCGGCCAGACCCTGGCCGCGCGCCTACGCCAGCACGGCCCGCTGAGCCTGGCCGACTGGCAGGACCTGGCGCCGCGCCTGATCAAGGCCCTCGGCCTGTTGCACAGGCGCAATATCATCCACCGCGACATCAAGCCCGAGAACCTGCTGCTCGGCGACGACGGCGAACTGCGCGTGCTCGACTTCGGCCTGGCCTACTGCCCGGGCCTGACCCGCGACGAGGCCCACAGCCTGCCCGGCACGCCCAGCTATATTGCCCCCGAAGCCTTCGCCGGCAGCCTGCCCAGTGCGCAGCAGGACCTCTACGCCGCGGGCGTGACGCTCTATCACCTGCTTACCGGACACTATCCCCATGGCGAAGTCGAAGCCTTCCAGCACCCGCGCTTCGGTCAGCCGGTGCCGGCCAGCCGCTACCGCCCGGACTTGCCTGCCTGGCTCGATGAGGTGTTGAGCCGCGCGGTAGCCGCCGCCCCAGCGCAGCGCTTCGAGACCGCCGAGGAGTGGCTGCTGGCCCTGGAAAGTGGCGAGCGCCAATCCCTGAACAACCGCCCACGACCGCTGCTGGAGCGCGAGCCGCTACTGGTGTGGCGCAGCGTGGCGTTGGTGTCGCTGCTGCTCAACCTGCTGCTGGCGTTCCTGCTGCTCAAATAG
- the nirB gene encoding nitrite reductase large subunit NirB — translation MQKLKLVMIGNGMAGVRTLEELLKLAPDLYDITVFGAEPHPNYNRILLSPVLAGEQTFEEIVLNDLNWYADNGIKLLLGRKVVKIDRKKRLVIADDGSEAEYDRLLIATGSNPFILPIPGKDLQGVIGYRDIADTQTMMDTAKTHKHAVVIGGGLLGLEAANGLKLRGMDVTVVHLGDWLLERQLDRTAGELLQKSLEDRGLKFLLPKHTAELLDNGEGRVCAVKFKDGEVIPADLVVMAAGIRPNTELAESAGIACNRGILVNDTMQTYDPRIYAIGECASHRGIAYGLVAPLFEQAKVCANHLAQLGFSRYQGSVTSTKLKVTGIDLFSAGEFMGGEGTETITLSDPIGGVYKKLVIKDDVLVGACLYGDTADGGWYFRQIRENHNVSEIRDHLMFGEGAIGDVGHQGADKTANMPDSMEICGCNGVCKGTIVKAIQENGLFSVDDVKKQTKAGSSCGSCVGLVEQILISTVGGAADVKPKSEKAICGCSDFNHGQIRKAIREQHLTSMAQTMAFLNWSTPNGCATCRPALNYYLISTWPGEAKDDPQSRLINERAHANIQKDGTYSVVPRMWGGVTNPSELRRIADVADKYNVPMVKVTGGQRIDLLGIKKDDLPAVWKDLDMPSGHAYGKSIRTVKTCVGSEFCRFGTQNSTQLGIDLEHDLFNMWSPHKVKLAVSGCPRNCSEAGIKDVGIIGVDSGFEMYIGGNGGIKTEVAEFFVKVKTAEEVREYNAAFLQLYREEAFYLERTVHYLQRVGMEHIKKAVLEDEANRKALAARLHYALSFEQDPWKERIETPQLKKEFDTIKVVQIEEATV, via the coding sequence ATGCAAAAACTCAAGCTGGTGATGATCGGCAACGGCATGGCGGGTGTGCGCACCCTCGAAGAGCTGCTCAAGCTCGCCCCCGATCTCTACGACATCACCGTGTTCGGCGCCGAACCGCACCCCAACTACAACCGCATCCTGCTCTCCCCGGTGCTGGCCGGCGAGCAAACCTTCGAGGAGATCGTGCTCAACGATCTCAACTGGTACGCCGATAACGGCATCAAACTGCTGCTCGGGCGCAAGGTGGTCAAGATCGACCGCAAGAAGCGCCTGGTGATCGCCGACGACGGCAGCGAGGCCGAGTACGACCGTCTGCTGATCGCCACCGGCTCCAACCCCTTCATCCTGCCGATTCCGGGCAAGGATCTGCAGGGTGTGATCGGCTACCGCGACATCGCCGACACCCAGACCATGATGGACACCGCCAAGACCCACAAGCACGCGGTGGTCATCGGCGGCGGCCTGCTCGGCCTGGAGGCGGCCAACGGCCTCAAGCTGCGCGGCATGGACGTCACCGTGGTGCACCTCGGCGACTGGCTGCTGGAGCGCCAGCTGGATCGCACCGCTGGCGAGTTGCTGCAGAAGTCCCTGGAAGACCGCGGCCTGAAGTTCCTCCTGCCCAAGCACACCGCGGAACTGCTGGACAACGGCGAAGGCCGTGTCTGCGCGGTGAAATTCAAGGACGGCGAGGTGATTCCCGCCGACCTGGTGGTGATGGCCGCCGGTATCCGTCCCAACACCGAACTGGCCGAGAGCGCCGGCATCGCCTGCAACCGCGGCATCCTGGTCAACGACACCATGCAGACCTATGACCCGCGCATCTACGCCATCGGCGAATGCGCCAGCCACCGCGGCATCGCCTACGGTCTGGTGGCACCGCTGTTCGAGCAGGCCAAGGTCTGCGCCAATCACCTGGCCCAGCTCGGTTTCTCCCGCTACCAGGGCTCGGTGACCTCGACCAAGCTCAAGGTCACCGGTATCGATCTGTTCTCCGCCGGCGAATTCATGGGCGGCGAAGGTACCGAGACTATCACCCTCTCCGACCCCATCGGCGGCGTGTACAAGAAGCTGGTGATCAAGGACGACGTGCTGGTCGGCGCCTGCCTGTACGGCGACACCGCCGACGGCGGTTGGTATTTCCGCCAGATCCGCGAGAACCACAACGTCAGCGAGATCCGCGACCACCTGATGTTCGGCGAAGGCGCCATCGGCGACGTCGGCCACCAGGGCGCCGACAAGACCGCCAACATGCCCGACAGCATGGAAATTTGCGGCTGCAACGGCGTGTGCAAGGGCACCATCGTCAAGGCCATCCAGGAAAACGGTCTGTTTTCAGTGGATGACGTGAAGAAACAGACCAAGGCCGGCAGCTCCTGCGGCTCCTGTGTCGGTTTAGTCGAGCAGATCCTGATCAGCACCGTCGGCGGCGCGGCGGACGTCAAGCCCAAAAGCGAGAAGGCCATCTGCGGCTGCTCCGACTTCAACCACGGGCAGATCCGTAAGGCCATCCGTGAACAGCACCTGACCTCCATGGCGCAGACCATGGCCTTTCTCAACTGGAGTACGCCCAACGGCTGCGCCACCTGCCGCCCGGCACTGAACTACTACCTGATCTCCACCTGGCCGGGCGAGGCCAAGGACGACCCGCAGTCGCGCCTGATCAACGAGCGCGCCCACGCCAATATCCAGAAGGACGGCACCTACTCGGTGGTACCGCGCATGTGGGGCGGCGTGACCAACCCGTCCGAGCTTCGCCGCATCGCCGATGTGGCCGACAAGTACAACGTACCCATGGTCAAGGTCACCGGCGGCCAGCGCATCGACCTGCTTGGCATCAAGAAGGACGACCTGCCGGCCGTGTGGAAGGATCTGGACATGCCTTCCGGCCACGCCTACGGCAAGTCCATCCGCACGGTGAAGACCTGCGTCGGCAGCGAGTTCTGCCGCTTCGGCACGCAGAACTCCACCCAGCTGGGCATCGATCTGGAGCACGACCTGTTCAACATGTGGTCGCCGCACAAGGTCAAGCTGGCGGTCTCCGGCTGCCCGCGCAACTGCTCCGAGGCCGGCATCAAGGACGTCGGCATCATTGGTGTGGACTCCGGTTTCGAGATGTATATCGGCGGCAACGGTGGGATCAAGACCGAGGTGGCCGAGTTCTTCGTCAAGGTGAAAACAGCCGAGGAAGTGCGCGAGTACAACGCCGCCTTCCTCCAACTGTACCGCGAGGAGGCCTTCTACCTCGAGCGCACCGTGCACTACCTGCAGCGCGTCGGCATGGAACACATCAAGAAGGCGGTGCTGGAGGACGAGGCCAACCGCAAGGCCCTGGCCGCACGCCTGCACTACGCCCTGTCGTTCGAGCAGGACCCGTGGAAGGAACGCATCGAGACGCCGCAACTGAAGAAAGAGTTCGACACCATCAAGGTCGTGCAAATCGAGGAGGCCACCGTATGA
- the nirD gene encoding nitrite reductase small subunit NirD: MNWLDICALEEINVLGSRIVAGPKGDIAIFRTSNDEVFALDDRCPHKGGPLSQGLIYGKRVACPLHNWQIELESGEAVAPDVGCAHRHHAKVESGRVLLALNQAEKCS; this comes from the coding sequence ATGAACTGGCTGGATATCTGCGCTCTGGAAGAGATCAACGTGCTCGGCTCGCGCATCGTCGCCGGGCCGAAAGGCGATATCGCCATCTTCCGCACCAGTAACGATGAAGTATTCGCCCTCGACGACCGCTGCCCGCACAAGGGCGGGCCGCTGTCCCAGGGCTTGATCTACGGCAAGCGCGTGGCCTGCCCGCTGCACAACTGGCAGATCGAGCTGGAGTCCGGCGAGGCCGTGGCGCCGGATGTGGGCTGCGCTCACCGGCACCACGCCAAGGTGGAAAGCGGCCGTGTGCTACTGGCCCTGAACCAGGCCGAAAAGTGCTCATAG